Proteins encoded within one genomic window of Priestia megaterium:
- a CDS encoding SDR family oxidoreductase, translating into MKILILGGKGMAGHIITAYFQKKSEYQVFYTSRNPTDKGSIYVDVTDLTKLEEIIEVIKPDITINCIGILNEYATNNNKMAFQVNSLLPHQLVKLTERCQGKLIHISTDCVFSGSKGDYTENDIPDGTSIYAQSKQLGEIVSDKHLTIRTSIIGPELKEDGIGLFLWFMKQNGVIKGYEKVWWNGVTTLELAKAIEVMIKRDITGLYHLGSEEKVSKFKLLTLIQEIFEKNDVEIIPDSHIVLDRTIKSTRTDFQYRIPSYKQMLLELKDWMQI; encoded by the coding sequence ATGAAAATACTGATTCTTGGCGGTAAGGGAATGGCAGGGCATATTATAACGGCTTACTTTCAAAAAAAATCTGAATACCAAGTATTCTATACATCAAGGAACCCCACGGATAAGGGCAGTATTTATGTAGACGTAACCGATTTAACAAAGTTAGAAGAAATTATAGAAGTTATAAAACCAGATATTACAATTAATTGCATTGGTATTTTAAATGAATATGCTACTAATAACAATAAGATGGCCTTTCAAGTAAACAGTTTACTACCTCATCAGCTGGTTAAACTGACAGAGCGTTGTCAAGGAAAACTAATTCATATTAGCACGGATTGTGTTTTCTCTGGAAGCAAAGGCGATTATACAGAAAATGATATTCCAGATGGTACGTCTATTTATGCCCAGTCTAAACAACTAGGGGAAATTGTTAGTGATAAACATTTGACTATTCGCACATCTATTATTGGACCCGAACTAAAAGAAGACGGAATTGGTTTATTCTTATGGTTTATGAAGCAAAATGGGGTCATAAAAGGATATGAAAAGGTATGGTGGAATGGTGTAACCACTCTTGAGTTAGCTAAAGCTATTGAAGTAATGATTAAGCGTGACATTACCGGATTGTACCATCTAGGTTCAGAAGAAAAAGTCTCAAAGTTTAAATTATTGACATTGATACAGGAAATCTTTGAGAAAAATGATGTTGAAATTATTCCAGATTCACATATAGTACTTGATCGAACTATTAAAAGCACAAGAACCGATTTTCAATACAGAATTCCAAGTTACAAACAAATGTTATTAGAGTTAAAAGATTGGATGCAAATCTAA